From a region of the Coffea arabica cultivar ET-39 chromosome 3e, Coffea Arabica ET-39 HiFi, whole genome shotgun sequence genome:
- the LOC140004335 gene encoding disease resistance protein RGA2-like, translating into MAFGLKEDLKNLRESAAMIRAVIADAEEKQGHDQAVKLWLKRLEGVAFDADNVLDELNYEFIRKQLQEKVCFFSFFCDTALHWRMASKVKNVNQKLKIINQEAIDFGLRSQLMGGGANIAPLPLPAISRETDSIIRQIVVGRSNDASNLVETLLSSSAKVVSVIPISGMGGLGKTTLAQLAYNDPGIDGHFDTKIWICVSEKFEVTRLFKLVLESLTKRKVKTESRDVIVQDVRKELKWKRYLIVLDDMWDERSQLWDDFFQCLVGITNTQGNWILVTTRKLNVASIVATHPTYRLEILSDDDCWSILIEKAFGGGEVPKELEEVRTGITKRCQGLPLAANVIGGLLRIKRKEEWLPIIESGLLHLSENENTVMQLLKLSFDHLPTASIKKCFAYCSILDKDFLVNKQHLIQLWMAEGFLQASHNELLEDIGNNHYHILLESSLLQEVRMYDPYLDVNARYAKMHDFVYDLARSLSGSDSIRGENCQSRYLVLHSFGEETQMKLNDISTSVSSLILLESHISGDILSNFRYLHVLKLSWVTSEVLPSSIGKLIHLRFLDLSYSRIEALPESICKLYNLQTLTFDEYPDKRTLKQLPKGMRKLVNLRHLRFFASDGQFQMPKGMRQLTCLQTLQFFNVGKDNGRTLEELGCLKNLRGRLQIRNLELVNGKEGALQADLLQKPKMRHLGFEWCSVNAEGGYDDEHVLEGLQPHPNLQSLHINNYNGGKFPRWLMNMAIYMKTTDGSSITRLDKLVKLRLINCKLCTEVPALGQLPSLQVLELNGLENLRCIGTSFYCIADDSSGSSSNRSSSQGSSKLFPALKTLELANMPNLVQWRGAEATSRGGGDEGLEVFFPSLEDLMIMMCPKLTTAPGNFPSLKRLKIERMDQLLPVKQICSNATILTDLWIKGMPELTCIQDVLNKQDLAWLRLEECPYLNDIHGCGTSLRELRIMNCENLRELPENLHQLQALQTLCIMQCPNIKSIAIPSGEHGLTSLQELRFVDCSGLNSLPAEMLHSRTSLCTLVVRRCPNLVSFPIDLQQTPSLVVLVLSGCPKLTTIPEGLGRFSCLRVLFIGPFPDSSQEFELLSAVASSSVRTLAIVGWPHSNSLPEELQYLTNITKLSILNFGSVEALPDWLGNLGSLERLHLIDCEKLQHLPSMAAMRRLTKLSFLSISGCPLLQELCSNSERFKISHIPTILIDDEELM; encoded by the coding sequence ATGGCTTTTGGACTCAAGGAGGATTTGAAGAACTTGAGAGAATCTGCTGCAATGATCCGAGCGGTCATAGCTGATGCAGAGGAAAAGCAAGGACACGATCAGGCTGTGAAACTGTGGTTGAAGAGGCTTGAAGGAGTGGCTTTTGATGCTGATAATGTGTTGGATGAGCTGAACTATGAATTTATTCGGAAACAACTGCAGGAAAAGGTGTGCttcttttcattcttttgtgATACTGCTTTGCATTGGAGAATGGCTTCTAAGGTTAAGAATGTTAACCAGAAGTTGAAAATTATCAACCAAGAAGCTATTGACTTTGGACTCAGGTCCCAGCTGATGGGAGGTGGTGCAAATATAGCTCCCCTTCCTCTCCCTGCTATAAGTCGGGAGACTGACTCTATAATTCGTCAAATTGTTGTTGGAAGATCCAATGATGCATCAAACCTAGTGGAGACATTGTTGAGCTCTTCTGCAAAAGTTGTTTCTGTTATTCCCATATCTGGCATGGGGGGGTTGGGGAAAACAACTTTGGCTCAGTTAGCATACAATGATCCAGGAATTGATGGACATTTTGATACtaagatttggatttgtgtcTCTGAGAAATTTGAAGTTACTAGGCTTTTTAAACTGGTTTTAGAATCATTGACAAAGAGAAAAGTTAAAACTGAAAGCAGGGATGTTATAGTTCAGGATGTTCGGAAAGAACTTAAATGGAAGAGATATCTTATTGTGCTTGATGACATGTGGGATGAGAGATCTCAACTCTGGGACGACTTTTTTCAATGTTTGGTGGGAATTACCAACACACAAGGAAACTGGATTCTTGTAACAACGCGTAAGCTAAATGTGGCATCAATCGTGGCTACACATCCTACCTATAGATTGGAAATATTATCGGATGATGATTGCTGGTCAATACTGATAGAAAAAGCATTTGGAGGTGGAGAAGTACCAAAAGAATTGGAAGAGGTAAGAACTGGAATCACGAAAAGATGTCAAGGTCTACCTCTGGCTGCAAATGTAATTGGAGGTTTGTTAcgtatcaaaagaaaagaagagtgGCTCCCAATCATAGAGAGCGGGCTTTTGCACTTAAGTGAGAATGAAAATACTGTCATGCAACTACTTAAGTTGAGCTTCGATCATTTACCAACTGCATCCATCAAGAAGTGTTTTGCATACTGCTCGATTCTTGacaaagattttcttgtaaaCAAGCAACATCTAATCCAACTCTGGATGGCAGAAGGTTTTCTTCAAGCAAGTCATAATGAGTTATTAGAGGACATAGGCAACAACCATTACCACATCCTGTTAGAGAGTTCATTGTTGCAAGAAGTAAGGATGTATGACCCCTATCTTGATGTGAATGCCAGATATGCCAAAATGCATGACTTCGTGTATGATCTTGCACGATCATTGTCAGGATCTGACAGCATAAGGGGTGAGAACTGCCAATCCAGATATCTAGTATTGCATTCATTTGGAGAAGAAACACAGATGAAGTTGAATGACATATCAACATCAGTTAGTTCATTAATTTTGCTTGAGAGTCACATATCAGGTGACATTTTATCAAACTTTAGGTACTTGCACGTGCTGAAGTTGTCTTGGGTGACTAGTGAGGTGCTGCCAAGCTCAATCGGCAAGCTGATCCATTTACGATTTCTTGACCTTTCATACTCTAGAATAGAAGCTCTGCCTGAGTCCATTTGCAAGCTTTATAATTTGCAAACACTTACATTTGATGAATATCCTGACAAGAGAACTCTTAAGCAGCTTCCAAAAGGGATGAGAAAGTTGGTTAATTTGAGACATCTCCGCTTTTTTGCTTCTGATGGTCAATTCCAAATGCCAAAAGGGATGAGGCAGTTAACCTGCCTTCAAACTCTACAGTTCTTCAATGTAGGAAAAGACAATGGCCGTACACTTGAGGAGCTGGGATGCTTAAAAAACCTCCGAGGCCGCCTTCAGATTCGTAATCTAGAACTGGTAAATGGTAAAGAGGGAGCTCTGCAGGCAGATTTACTGCAAAAGCCAAAAATGCGTCACTTGGGATTTGAATGGTGTAGTGTTAATGCAGAAGGTGGTTATGATGATGAACATGTCTTGGAAGGCCTCCAGCCCCATCCAAATTTGCAAAGTTTACACATTAATAACTACAATGGTGGGAAATTTCCACGTTGGTTAATGAACATGGCAATATACATGAAGACTACAGACGGATCATCAATAACAAGACTCGACAAATTGGTAAAGCTGAGATTAATAAACTGCAAACTATGCACAGAAGTCCCTGCCCTTGGACAGTTGCCATCTCTTCAAGTTCTTGAGTTGAATGGATTAGAGAACTTAAGATGCATTGGAACTTCATTCTATTGCATTGCTGATGATTCCAGTGGATCAAGCAGCAACAGAAGCAGTAGTCAAGGGTCAAGCAAATTGTTTCCAGCTCTTAAAACTCTTGAGTTAGCAAATATGCCAAATCTAGTACAATGGAGGGGAGCAGAAGCTACATCCAGAGGAGGTGGTGATGAAGGGCTAGAAGTGTTCTTTCCTAGCCTTGAAGATTTGATGATTATGATGTGCCCCAAACTGACCACAGCTCCAGGTAATTTTCCAAGCCTGAAGAGATTGAAAATCGAGAGGATGGACCAGCTTTTGCCAGTAAAACAGATTTGCAGCAACGCAACCATTCTCACAGACCTCTGGATCAAAGGAATGCCGGAGCTTACTTGCATTCAAGACGTGCTCAACAAACAGGACTTAGCATGGCTAAGATTGGAAGAGTGTCCCTATTTAAATGACATACATGGCTGTGGAACTTCTCTTAGAGAATTAAGGATCATGAACTGCGAGAATCTAAGGGAGTTGCCGGAGAATCTACATCAACTACAGGCTCTACAAACACTTTGTATTATGCAGTGCCCAAATATCAAGTCAATCGCGATTCCTTCAGGAGAGCATGGCCTCACATCCCTCCAAGAACTGAGATTTGTTGATTGCAGTGGGCTGAATAGTCTGCCAGCTGAAATGCTACACTCTCGTACATCTCTTTGTACTCTGGTTGTGAGAAGATGCCCCAATCTTGTCTCATTTCCAATTGATTTGCAGCAAACACCTTCTCTAGTGGTCCTAGTGCTATCCGGTTGTCCCAAATTGACCACTATACCGGAAGGACTCGGTCGCTTTTCTTGCTTAAGAGTGCTGTTTATTGGTCCATTCCCAGATTCAAGCCAGGAATTCGAATTGTTATCAGCCGTGGCTTCCTCATCTGTCCGCACTCTTGCAATAGTTGGATGGCCTCATTCAAATTCTCTGCCAGAAGAGCTTCAGTACCTGACTAACATTACAAAATTAAGTATACTCAACTTTGGATCAGTAGAAGCTTTACCTGATTGGTTGGGAAACCTTGGCTCTCTAGAAAGACTACACCTGATTGATTGTGAAAAGCTTCAACATTTGCCTTCTATGGCTGCTATGCGACGTCTCACCAAATTAAGTTTTCTGTCAATTTCGGGTTGTCCTCTGCTACAGGAACTATGCAGCAACTCTGAGCGGTTCAAGATTTCTCATATTCCCACTATATTAATTGATGATGAAGAGTTGATGTAA